GTTCCGGGATCACCCACCAAAATACAGTAAGATTGGTAGCTGCCCCGTCCCACTCTGCCCCTTAATTGGTGTAACTGGGCCAGGCCAAACCGCTGGGCATCCCAAACAACCATCACGGTAGCATTAGGTACATCCACCCCCACCTCGATGACTGTGGTGGATACCAGCACAGAGATGTCACCGCGGCGAAAACCGTTCATAATATTTTCCTTTTCCTGCCACTTCATTCTGCCGTGCAGCAATCCTACACTGTAATGGGCCAGAGCTTTTTTTAATCTTTCATACAAAGCTATGGCTGCCTGGGTATCAATTTTCTCTGATTCTTCCACCAGCGGGCATACCACATAGGCCTGCCTGCCCTGATCAACCTGTTGTTTGATCAACCCCACCGCTTTGCCTGCCTGGGCAAGGGGAAGGTGGTAAGTTTTAATGTCCTGCCGGCCTGGCGGCAACTGATCAAGCACTGAAACATCAAGGTCGCCGTACAGGGTTAAAGCCAGTGTGCGGGGTATTGGGGTTGCGGTCATTACCAAGACATCCGGCGTTATCCCTTTCTCCTGCAGGGCCGCCCGCTGGCGGACGCCGAAGCGATGCTGCTCATCCACCACCACCAGAGCCAGATTGCTAAACTGTATCCGGTCCTGTATCAGGGCATGGGTACCAATTACCACCTGTACTTCACCGCCGGCTATATCCGCTAAAAGTTGTTGCCTGCCTCGCCGGGCGCTGCCGGTTAGCAGGGCCACCCGGACACCCAGGGGTGCTAACAGCTCTGTGATACTTTTGGCATGTTGTTCAGCCAGCAGCTCAGTAGGTGCCATCAGGGCACTCTGCAAGCCGGAACCCGCTGCTTTGCAAAGGGCCAGGGCAGCCACCACGGTCTTACCCGCTCCCACATCTCCCTGCAGCAGACGGTTCATTGGATAAGGGCCCGCCAAGTCGTGGGCAATTTCCTGCCAAACCCGTTGCTGTGCCGGTGTTAAGCGAAAAGGCAGGCTGTTTAACAGCAAATCGGTGAGTGATTCCGGCAAATATTGATGTTTTTTAGCCTTTTTAATATTTTTACTTTTTTGCAGCAACATTCCCATCTGAAAGAGGAATAATTCTTCCAAAACAAACCTCTTGTGGGCCCGGCTGCAGGCCTCATTGTCGGACGGGAAATGAATCTCTTGCAGCGCTTCCGGCAAGCATGGCAAGCGGTGGCGGTCCAGCATCCGATCGGGCAAAAATTCCGGAATTAAGGACCCGGTTTGATCCAAAACGTTTTTAATTAAGCTGCGCAAAAAACGTTGGCTGATACTTTCTGCCAATGGATAAACAGGCACAATGCGGCCGGTATGCAATCTTTCATCTCCCGAGAGCAGTTCATGATCTGTTACATGCACCTGGGGTACACCAAAACCCCTGTCCACCTTGCCGGTGACCAGCAACTTTTGACCCGGCAGGTATTGTTTACGAATATATGGTTGGTTAAACCACACTGCATAAAAGGTGCTGCCGCTTTCCTGTAAAACCAGCTTGGTTATACACAAGCCCCGCCTCGGCTTTGTTTCCTGGCTGGCCGTCACCACCCCTTTGACAGTGGCTAAATCACCGTGAGCGTATGTATGTATGGGGCGTATATCGCTCCTGTCTTGGTAGTTTCTGGGAAAATGATAAAGCAAGTCCCACAGGGTATGGATGCCCATGCCTGCCAATTGTTTAGCCCTCTGGGGACCCACGCCTTTAAGGTATTGTACCGGCTTGAACAAATCCACCATATATAATCACCATTCAAAACATATGTTCCATTATAACATGGTCGCAATTTCCATGGGTAGCAAGAATTCATAAATTTTCATTTGATTTTGGGATTATTTGTGGTATACTAACCTAGTGAGATTATTGCAGTTCCTGATAGACACAGGTTACGGTCGTTAAAGGAGGTGTGTGTCAATGGCCAAGTGCGCAATTTGTGACAAAGGTGTTACCGTTGGTATTAAATTAAGCCACTCCCATATCCGTACCAAGCGGACCTGGAGACCCAACTTACAAAGGGTAAAAGCCATCGTAGACGGTTCCCCTAAGCGGATTATGGTTTGCACCCGTTGTCTCCGGAGTGGAAAGGTTCAGCGTGCTATTTAATTGCACCCCTCTCTTGAACTTTAAACCCGCCTATGAAAAAACGGCCCCTGGCCGTTTTATTTTAAGGCTCTATGTCAAATGTTGGGGTGACAGGTGTCTACGGATACCTGTCGCCATATTTTTATGTCCAAAATTAAGCGCAGCAGTGAAGAATACGTGAGCGGAATCTATTAAAATTTCTAAAACCAAAAGCATTACGCTTGATGACTTTAATTTTGTTGTTGTAGCCTTCAATACACCCATTTGAGTAAGGGACATCAAATGAATTTAGAATTTCAGTTTTCCAGTTTACGATTGTATTAGCCAGGTAGTAAAATTCTTTGATTTTATGTTGTTTAACGAGATTTAGCCACCGGTTAAGTTTTGATTCTGCTTCAACAGAGGAACTTGCCTTTACAAAATCCATGAACTGTTCTTTCAAAAGATAAGAAACTCTAAGTTCATCATTAAAACGAAGGATGTTGGCCAATTTGATTTTAGAATCATCGCTTAACTTATCGGGTCTTGAGAGAAGGAGTCTACGGCTGAATTTTAAAAATCGGCGTTTTTCATAAGGTAAAGACTGCTGAACACGTTTTCTGACCTTATCAATAGCCCAAATGCAGTTTCTGACGTAGTGAAAGCGATCAATAACAATCGTAGCGTTAGGAAAAACCAGTTCGGCAGCCCGCTTATAAGGGCCCCACATATCAATAACAACATACTTAACCTTATCGAGATTATTAAACTTTTTAAAGTAGCTAACCAGATAATCCTGGGTACGGCTTTCAAGGATGTCAAGGACTTTGGAACTAATGGGATCAGCCAGAATGCAATGGTATTTACCTTTGTCAGTAGTGCCTTTAAACTCATCAATAGAGAGGACAGTAGGCAATTCCTTAAGGCTATAGGATAGGTAATCAAAGATTCTAGTGATAGTACATGGAGAGAGAGAAAAATCATCAGCGACAGAGCACATACTGGAGTTTGAGCGGAGCCTATCCACAACGGCCATAATCAGTCGTTTAGTCATTCTTTGATATTTACCGATAAAGTCAACTTGTTCGTAAAACTTCTTGTTACATTTACGGCAGTTATATCGTCGCTTGCGATATATTAAGTAAAGGGGTTTATTTAGCCAGGGAATATCCTTAATCTTTTGAGTTCGGTAGTCATGGATAGATTTAGTTAATGTCCCACAAGCAGGGCACTTATGGGGTCTAACGGGCATTGATAGAGAGATTTCAGAGTGGCTGTCAAAATGCTCAACATTGCTAATAATAACATCTTTCAAATTAATAAAATTTCTGATAGACTGAAATTGCATTTGGAAGAATACCTCCTCTTTGAGGGTTTGGTTTGGCGACTAAGGTATTCGACCAAATGCTTTTCTTTTTCCTGTCACCCCAACATTTATTTTAGAGCCTTTGTTTTTAAATCATAGGAAACTGATCGGGTTAAATCATAACCGCCTTTTAATTAAATTGATTAAGTTGAGTCTTTTTCAATAAAAATATAAACTTAATAACACACGGAAAAATAAAAGATCGAGGAGAATAGTTATGCAGTCAATGGAATTTTTGGCAGTTTCAGTGGCGCAGGAATTAAACTTAAATTTAATTGCCCGGCATTTTGGTATTGAAAAAAAATACAAGTGGGAAGAGCCGCTGGTCCTTCAGGGTAAAGATTTAAAAGGAATTCTGGAAGATTATCACAATAAAAAGATTTACCTGTTTTACTTTGGTTGCCTGGTGGCGGTTAATGCAACCAAGTACGACCTGTCTGACATGTATAAATATCTATGCAAGATAGAGGATGCTTTGTCGCAAAGTGTAAATCACTTTGAATATATGGATTCTTATCGGCTGGAGATTAAAGCCGATGAAGACCTGCAAGTGCATAACGATGTTATGACAGCGCCCCGGCTGCTGGACTATTACCCGCAAATTATTGCCATTGTGCTGGCCAGATCAGTGGCCCTTGACCGCATTGAGGATGATGTGGAAAAGGTTTCTGACGAAATTGAAAAAATTATTGACTACCTGGATAAAGGAAAGCTAACTATTAACGACCATCAGCTGGCTAAATTGTCGGCGCAAATCCTCCGGTTTAAGTACAACACCATTTCCTATGTCATGGTTTTAGATAAACCTGATATTACCTGGTACCGTGAAGAAGCTGAAGAAATATTTTTAAAGTTAACTGATCTTTTTGATATTCAAGAGAGATATGAAAGTTTGCGCCATAAGACTGAAAATGTTATGAACATTACCGAGGTGTTTACTATTTTGGCCCATGCCCAGCGAGGCACCCGGCTGGAGTGGATGATTATTATCTTAATTGCCATAGAAATTGTTATTTCTCTGTTGGAAAAATTACTTTAGGTGACATAAAATTACATACCGCAACAGGTATTTAGCCAGGACAGGTCGAATTATTGCAATGCCAAAAAGTTCCACAGGAGACGGTTATGCCATCTTTAATAACTAATTACTATAAATTATTAAGCTCTTTGAGTCTGGCTATGGACTTTAACAGCCACGGCCTTATGCGTCACCATCAGAGGGTGGCGCTAATGGCTTTGCAAATAGGAAAATTATATGGTTTATCATCTGCCCAATTGGAGAAACTGTTTACAGCGGCCATTTTGCATGATGCGGGATCCAGCACCTGGGAAGAAAAAAACCAGTTAACCGAATTTTTAGCCGGCGGTACCCTCAATCACTGTAAAAAAGGATACGGGCTTTTTTACGGGCATTCTTTGTTTGGTGCCGTGGCGGATATTATTTTACATCACCATGACCGCTGGGACGGCCTAAATAATGCATGCGGTCTGCGGGGGGAACAAATTCCCATAGAAAGCCGCATCATCCACCTGGCGGACCGGATAGATGTTTTAATCAGGGACGATGTTTACATATTAGAACAAAAGAAATATATTTGCCGGCGCATAAATGAAGAAAGCAGCCGCCTGTTTGACCCCCGGTTGGTGGAGGCTTTTAATGATCTCAGTGCCAGAGAATGCTTTTGGCTGGACCTGCAGGCGGAATTTATGGCTGACATTTTGGCGCACCATTGCCCGGTGACCGCCAAAGAACTTGGTTTATCTGAAGTTACCGCAGTGGCGGAGACGGTGGCCCGCGTAATTGACTTTAAAAGCCCCTTTACCCGCCGGCATTCGGGCGGTGTAGCCAGGGTAGCCCGCCTGCTGGCTGCCCGGGCCGGTTTTTCTGAACAGCATTGTGATATTGTAAAAGTGGCCGGCTTGCTGCATGATTTAGGGAAACTGGGTGTACCTGATGCCATACTGAACAAGCCGGGCAAGCTTACAGAGTCGGAATACAACATAATGAAAAAGCACACCTATTATACTTTTCAAATTTTAAAAATGATTGATGGATTTGATACCATCAATCACTACGCTTCCTGCCACCACGAAACCCTTAACGGTATGGGGTACCCTTTTAAATTAGACAGATCAGACTTAAAAACAGGGGCCAGAATTGTGGCAGTGGCGGATATTTTTACTGCTTTGACCGAAGAACGTCCCTACCGTCAACCCTTAGCTAAAGAGCAGGTAATTAATATAATGGCCAACCAGGTAAAAAAAGGCGCCATTGACGGAGAGTTAACGGACCTTTTATTAGCTGATTACCGGGAAGCATGGTTGGCTGGCCAGGGTGATTGTGTCAATATATTAAATAGTCGTTGACGTTTGTGTGATCCGGTAAGTCTATATTTTTTGGATATTCAAGATAACATAAGCAAAAACTTGTCAGGCAAGGTAGAATAAATTAAAATTAATAATCAGTGAGTAAAACTCTATTTTTTGGAGGGAAATATCGTGGCTGAAAAGGGTACATGGACCGTCAAAAAAGGTCTGGCTGAAATGCTAAAGGGCGGCGTTATTATGGATGTTACTACGCCGGAACAGGCAAAGATTGCTGAAGAGGCCGGCGCCTGCGCTGTTATGGCGTTGGAAAGAGTTCCTGCAGACATCCGGGCTGCCGGCGGTGTAGCCAGGATGG
This region of Desulforamulus hydrothermalis Lam5 = DSM 18033 genomic DNA includes:
- the recG gene encoding ATP-dependent DNA helicase RecG encodes the protein MVDLFKPVQYLKGVGPQRAKQLAGMGIHTLWDLLYHFPRNYQDRSDIRPIHTYAHGDLATVKGVVTASQETKPRRGLCITKLVLQESGSTFYAVWFNQPYIRKQYLPGQKLLVTGKVDRGFGVPQVHVTDHELLSGDERLHTGRIVPVYPLAESISQRFLRSLIKNVLDQTGSLIPEFLPDRMLDRHRLPCLPEALQEIHFPSDNEACSRAHKRFVLEELFLFQMGMLLQKSKNIKKAKKHQYLPESLTDLLLNSLPFRLTPAQQRVWQEIAHDLAGPYPMNRLLQGDVGAGKTVVAALALCKAAGSGLQSALMAPTELLAEQHAKSITELLAPLGVRVALLTGSARRGRQQLLADIAGGEVQVVIGTHALIQDRIQFSNLALVVVDEQHRFGVRQRAALQEKGITPDVLVMTATPIPRTLALTLYGDLDVSVLDQLPPGRQDIKTYHLPLAQAGKAVGLIKQQVDQGRQAYVVCPLVEESEKIDTQAAIALYERLKKALAHYSVGLLHGRMKWQEKENIMNGFRRGDISVLVSTTVIEVGVDVPNATVMVVWDAQRFGLAQLHQLRGRVGRGSYQSYCILVGDPGTPEARERLSAMCRTQDGFALAEEDLKLRGPGEFFGTRQSGLPDFKIADLVRDGRETELARREAEQLLQEDPLLRQPEHKLLIEHFARRFPDFIKYSDVS
- the rpmB gene encoding 50S ribosomal protein L28 produces the protein MAKCAICDKGVTVGIKLSHSHIRTKRTWRPNLQRVKAIVDGSPKRIMVCTRCLRSGKVQRAI
- a CDS encoding ISL3 family transposase, with amino-acid sequence MQFQSIRNFINLKDVIISNVEHFDSHSEISLSMPVRPHKCPACGTLTKSIHDYRTQKIKDIPWLNKPLYLIYRKRRYNCRKCNKKFYEQVDFIGKYQRMTKRLIMAVVDRLRSNSSMCSVADDFSLSPCTITRIFDYLSYSLKELPTVLSIDEFKGTTDKGKYHCILADPISSKVLDILESRTQDYLVSYFKKFNNLDKVKYVVIDMWGPYKRAAELVFPNATIVIDRFHYVRNCIWAIDKVRKRVQQSLPYEKRRFLKFSRRLLLSRPDKLSDDSKIKLANILRFNDELRVSYLLKEQFMDFVKASSSVEAESKLNRWLNLVKQHKIKEFYYLANTIVNWKTEILNSFDVPYSNGCIEGYNNKIKVIKRNAFGFRNFNRFRSRILHCCA
- a CDS encoding RMD1 family protein, which codes for MQSMEFLAVSVAQELNLNLIARHFGIEKKYKWEEPLVLQGKDLKGILEDYHNKKIYLFYFGCLVAVNATKYDLSDMYKYLCKIEDALSQSVNHFEYMDSYRLEIKADEDLQVHNDVMTAPRLLDYYPQIIAIVLARSVALDRIEDDVEKVSDEIEKIIDYLDKGKLTINDHQLAKLSAQILRFKYNTISYVMVLDKPDITWYREEAEEIFLKLTDLFDIQERYESLRHKTENVMNITEVFTILAHAQRGTRLEWMIIILIAIEIVISLLEKLL
- a CDS encoding HD-GYP domain-containing protein, producing the protein MPSLITNYYKLLSSLSLAMDFNSHGLMRHHQRVALMALQIGKLYGLSSAQLEKLFTAAILHDAGSSTWEEKNQLTEFLAGGTLNHCKKGYGLFYGHSLFGAVADIILHHHDRWDGLNNACGLRGEQIPIESRIIHLADRIDVLIRDDVYILEQKKYICRRINEESSRLFDPRLVEAFNDLSARECFWLDLQAEFMADILAHHCPVTAKELGLSEVTAVAETVARVIDFKSPFTRRHSGGVARVARLLAARAGFSEQHCDIVKVAGLLHDLGKLGVPDAILNKPGKLTESEYNIMKKHTYYTFQILKMIDGFDTINHYASCHHETLNGMGYPFKLDRSDLKTGARIVAVADIFTALTEERPYRQPLAKEQVINIMANQVKKGAIDGELTDLLLADYREAWLAGQGDCVNILNSR